Proteins encoded by one window of Primulina huaijiensis isolate GDHJ02 chromosome 1, ASM1229523v2, whole genome shotgun sequence:
- the LOC140983488 gene encoding transcription factor bHLH130-like, which translates to MYGDSHALFSDSSPILSPKSKTEEHLALSPKNPEHWFLFMESDTNSNYSEYMQQFGSSNSSQISSGLLKYRSAPSFLLESFTNSGVHEKGTGRLSSRFCFDDENSRMNDIGNNNRSSGIGAQLPPQYPSQNVGQLGSLAMDGAVFSAAVSSMGMDNRVQRKIGSNLSRQNSTPAGLFSNLTPQHGHGSIRSGTGSYKISDCGDNNGDLSPCSSRLKNRNIFFSGTVPRISEVENGPGGANGNGNDHDSLFGFPFGSWSDSSNFAENFCTGIKRELDDDPHKLFGNTLTGESENRSNILSRHISLQKTSSEMEKLLQLQDMVPCKIRAKRGCATHPRSIAERLRRTRISERMRKLQELVPNMDKQTNTADMLDLAVDYIKNLQKQYKTLCENRANCKCSASQKIVLNHRPWRKE; encoded by the exons ATGTATGGCGATTCCCATGCATTATTCTCTGATTCGAGCCCTATATTATCTCCTAAATCCAAGACTGAAGAACACCTAGCGTTGTCTCCGAAGAACCCCGAGCATTGGTTTCTGTTCATGGAATCTGATACGAATTCAAACTACAGCGAGTATATGCAGCAGTTTGGTAGCTCTAACAGCAGCCAAATAAGTTCTGGGCTGCTGAAGTATAGGTCGGCTCCCAGTTTTTTGCTGGAAAGTTTTACAAATAGTGGAGTTCATGAAAAGGGTACTGGAAGATTGAGTTCTAGATTTTGTTTCGATGATGAAAATAGTAGAATGAATGATATTGGTAATAATAATCGTAGCAGTGGGATTGGTGCGCAGTTGCCACCACAATACCCAAGTCAAAATGTTGGCCAATTGGGGTCTTTGGCTATGGATGGTGCGGTCTTTAGTGCAGCTGTGAGTTCGATGGGGATGGATAATCGAGTGCAGAGAAAAATAGGTTCAAATCTTTCGAGGCAAAACAGTACTCCTGCTGGACTTTTTTCAAATCTCACCCCTCAACACG GGCATGGAAGTATAAGATCAGGGACTGGAAGCTATAAGATATCTGATTGTGGTGATAACAATGGAGACTTAAGTCCATGTTCAAGTAGGTTAAAAAATCGCAACATTTTCTTTTCTGGAACTGTGCCTCGGATCTCGGAGGTCGAAAATGGACCGGGTGGTGCAAACGGGAATGGCAATGACCATGACAGTCTATTTGGATTCCCATTTGGTTCTTGGAGCGATTCTTCGAATTTTGCGGAAAATTTCTGTACTGGAATCAAAAGGGAACTTGATGATGATCCTCACAAGTTATTTGGTAACACTCTG ACTGGGGAGTCTGAAAATAGATCAAATATTTTGTCACGCCACATAAGTTTACAAAAGACTTCATCTGAAATGGAGAAGCTTTTGCAGCTTCAAGATATGGTTCCTTGTAAGATCCGCGCCAAGCGCGGTTGTGCCACTCATCCACGGAGCATAGCCGAGAGG TTAAGAAGGACTAGGATCAGCGAAAGAATGAGGAAACTACAGGAGCTGGTTCCAAACATGGATAAG CAAACCAACACAGCAGATATGTTGGATTTGGCTGTGGATTACATCAAAAACCTTCAGAAACAATACAAG ACGCTCTGCGAAAATCGAGCCAATTGTAAATGCTCAGCCTCTCAGAAGATTGTTCTGAATCATAGGCCCTGGAGGAAGGAATAG
- the LOC140983499 gene encoding uncharacterized protein: protein MVTVNLGTLYYLLDHVYGALLHRTKISPQFFSGGWGGTKLELLERMIKQLFPEIEGQNWPPALVQPIWKTVWESKTACLREGFFTTPCNEQLLSALPPECHNARVAFLSPKFVPPRKLSCVVHLAGTGDHSFGRRLRLGGPLLKENIATMVLESPFYGKRRPMLQRGAKLLCVSDLLLLGRATIEEARSLLHWLDSEAGFGKMGVCGLSMGGVHAAMVGSLYPTPIATLPFLSPHSAAVAFCEGVLKHATAWEALREDLALQKAVMTIEEVKQRMRNVLSLTDVTRFPIPRNPNAVIFVAASNDGYIPKHSVLELQKAWPGSEVRWVNGGHVSSFLLHNGQFRKAIVDGLDRLQWKESPS, encoded by the exons ATGGTGACGGTAAATCTTGGAACACTTTACTATTTATTGGACCATGTATATGGTGCGTTGTTGCACAGAACAAAGATAAGTCCCCAATTCTTTTCTGGGGGATGGGGTGGTACAAAGCTTGAGCTTTTGGAGAGAATGATAAAACAATTGTTTCCTGAAATAGAAGGGCAAAATTGGCCTCCTGCTTTGGTTCAACCAATTTGGAAAACAGTTTGGGAATCAAAGACAGCTTGCCTTAGAGAAGGGTTctttacaactccttgtaatgAACAGCTTCTCAGTGCATTGCCCCCTGAATGTCATAATGCAAGGGTTGCTTTCCTCTCCCCGAAATTTGTGCCACCGCGGAAGTTGTCCTGTGTTGTTCATCTTGCAG GCACTGGAGACCATTCTTTTGGCAGGAGGTTGCGTCTTGGTGGACCATTGTTGAAAGAAAACATAGCAACTATGGTGCTTGAGAG CCCTTTTTACGGAAAAAGACGTCCTATGCTTCAGCGTGGAGCAAAACTCCTTTGTGTAAGTGATCTGCTCTTATTAGGAAGAGCGACTATTGAAGAGGCTCGTAGTCTTTTGCATTGGTTAGATTCTGAAGCAGGGTTTGGGAAAATGGGTGTTTGTGGTCTTAGCATGG GAGGAGTACATGCTGCCATGGTTGGATCCCTGTATCCCACACCTATTGCTACACTGCCCTTTCTTTCTCCACATTCCGCTGCTGTGGCGTTCTGTGAAGGGGTACTAAAGCATGCTACTGCTTGGGAGGCACTTCGAGAAGATCTTGCCTTGCAGAAGGCTGTCATGACTATCGAGGAAGTTAAACAGCGCATGCGAAATGTGTTGTCTTTGACGGATGTCACTCGATTTCCTATCCCCAGAAACCCTAATGCTGTTATATTTGTTGCTGCTAGT AACGATGGCTATATTCCAAAACACTCTGTATTGGAGCTTCAAAAGGCTTGGCCTGGGTCTGAAGTGAGATGGGTTAACGGCGGTCATGTATCGTCTTTCCTTCTTCACAACGGGCAGTTTCGCAAGGCCATTGTGGATGGACTTGATAGATTACAATGGAAAGAATCTCCTTCATGA
- the LOC140972383 gene encoding uncharacterized protein: protein MTAAGPMTWQRFREAFLKQYYPTEVRLQKLSEFENFTQTPDMSVVEYTSQFNALGSYAPAIKADEVLKLHRFKKGLNSRFQSALAVYQPANFSDLMGAAIRAETDIQRREKEFKNKRPMTSQSSRSNQTFKKPNQSGRPSKGPSPTSSYQDIKPCPTCHLRHLGECRRNSGVCFGCEKAGHRIAECPTAANQAGGPNKGTGTNTGANPNKPKESKPNARVFAMTQEEADDVTEVVSGTILIQKVSAYAIFDCGVTHSFVSKRLAKKLGFKPELLAEPFRIATPTNKAIETHEIHRDCLISIGNQKFSADLIQIVMSDFDIILRMDWLAKNNAIVDCKGKRVKRRTPNQEEIVYHGKSKERKSLFSASQAWKAMKSGEDIYLAMANEVQGEAELKIEDIPIVCEFPDVFPEELPGIVPDREVEFEINLVPGAAPISKAPYRMAPAELKELKEQLQELLDK from the coding sequence ATGACCGCTGCAGGACCAATGACTTGGCAGCGATTTCGAGAAGcatttctgaaacagtattaTCCAACCGAGGTCAGACTGCAGAAACTGAGTGAGTTTGAAAACTTCACTCAAACTCCGGATATGTCAGTTGTGGAATACACCTCCCAGTTCAACGCCCTTGGATCTTATGCTCCGGCAATCAAGGCGGACGAAGTTTTGAAACTGCACCGTTTTAAGAAGGGATTGAACAGCAGGTTCCAATCAGCTCTAGCAGTCTACCAACCCGCGAATTTTTCAGACCTAATGGGCGCAGCCATCCGAGCTGAAACTGACATCCAGCGCAGGGAGAAGGAATTTAAGAACAAAAGGCCCATGACTAGTCAGTCCTCACGCAGTAATCAGACTTTTAAGAAGCCTAACCAGTCCGGTAGACCATCAAAAGGACCTTCGCCTACATCAAGCTACCAGGATATTAAGCCTTGCCCAACTTGTCACTTACGACACCTGGGAGAATGTCGAAGAAACAGTGGAGTATGCTTCGGATGTGAGAAAGCGGGACACCGAATTGCCGAATGTCCTACTGCCGCCAACCAAGCAGGCGGGCCCAACAAGGGAACAGGGACAAATACAGGAGCTAACCCCAACAAGCCAAAAGAAAGCAAGCCTAATGCCAGGGTCTTTGCTATGACTCAAGAAGAGGCCGACGACGTCACTGAAGTCGTGTCAGGTACCATTCTTATTCAAAAAGTGTCTGCTTATGCGATATTTGATTGTGGTGTCACGCATTCATTTGTATCTAAGAGACTCGCTAAGAAACTAGGATTTAAGCCCGAATTATTAGCCGAACCTTTTCGAATAGCCACACCTACAAATAAGGCCATCGAAACTCACGAGATTCACAGAGACTGTTTAATCAGTATCGGTAATCAGAAATTCAGCGCAGACCTAATACAAATAGTCATGTCCGACTTTGACATCATTCTAagaatggattggttagcaaAAAACAATGCAATAGTGGACTGTAAAGGGAAAAGAGTTAAACGCCGAACCCCGAATCAGGAAGAGATCGTGTATCATGGTAAATCCAAGGAACGAAAATCACTCTTTTCCGCTTCCCAAGCATGGAAGGCAATGAAATCCGGAGAAGATATCTACCTAGCAATGGCTAACGAAGTGCAAGGAGAAGCCGAACTAAAGATAGAAGACATCCCAATAGTATGTGAGTTCCCGgatgtttttccagaagaactcCCAGGGATAGTCCCGGACCGCGAAGTTGAATTCGAAATTAATCTGGTTCCTGGTGCAGCTCCAatttctaaagcaccttacAGGATGGCGCCAGCTgaactcaaggagctaaaagagcaactccaagaattgctgGACAAATAG
- the LOC140972404 gene encoding uncharacterized protein, with protein MAPYEALYGRKCRLPLYWDEVGEKAIVGPELIQTTIDKVTIVRENLKAAQDRQKSWADLKRRPVEFNISEKAYVKVSSMKGVVRCSKAGKLNPRYVRPFEILEKVGTLAYRLALPPNMSRIHNVFHVSQLRKYISDPSHVLEAEPLMIESNLGEELKYEEVPIRIVDTKDQVLRRRIITYVKVQWSNHTEREATWELEERMRDQYPYLFIDQANPSFEDETSHKEGAM; from the coding sequence atggctccatacgaggctCTGTATGGGAGGAAATGCCGATTACcattatattgggatgaagtgggagaaAAAGCAATAGTAGGACCCGAACTCATACAGACAACAATAGACAAGGTTACAATAGTCCGAGAGAATctcaaggcagctcaagatcgacaaaagagttgggcagACCTGAAAAGAAGGCCAGTGGAATTCAATATTAGCGAAAAGGCCTACGTAAAAGTCTCGTCTATGAAAGGAGTGGTCCGATGCAGTAAAGCTGGGAAGCTGAACCCTCGTTATGTGAGAccttttgaaattttggaaaaagtgggCACGCTAGCATACAGATTGGCACTGCCACCAAACATGTCTAGaatacacaacgtgttccacgtgtCTCAACTACGGAAATACATCTCGGACCCAAGTCACGTGTTGGAAGCAGAACCACTCATGATCGAAAGTAACTTGGGAGAAGAGTTGAAATACGAAGAAGTTCCCATTAGAATTGTGGACACCAAGGATCAAGTACTAAGACGACGAATCATTACTTACGTCAAGGTGCAATGGTCTAACCACACGGAAAGAGAAGCCACATGGGAGCTAGAAGAAAGGATGAGGGACCAATACCCGTACCTCTTCATAGACCAAGCcaacccaagtttcgaggacgaaacttcccatAAGGAGGGAGCGATGTAA